In a genomic window of Streptomyces puniciscabiei:
- a CDS encoding creatininase family protein: MSGSGARAAAGGGTNGVAHGVLPADTTEEVRTRGAGVSTQVAVLPVGSFEQHGPFLPLATDTLVACAVAREIAAAYPVHLLPPVTVSCSHEHAGWPGTVSISAVTLHAVVSDIAASLRRSGVDALVVVNGHGGNYVLGNVVQEASARGERMALFPAAEDWEAARERAGVRTSLLTDMHAGEIETSILLHAHPEFVRPGYESADFTTDDRRHLLTVGMSAYTESGVIGRPSLGSAEKGKALLASLAESFEPYFALLTSATEHG, translated from the coding sequence GCAGGTGGGGGAACAAACGGCGTGGCGCACGGGGTGCTGCCGGCGGACACCACCGAAGAGGTACGGACGCGGGGGGCGGGCGTTTCAACACAGGTGGCCGTCCTTCCCGTGGGCAGTTTCGAACAGCACGGTCCGTTCCTTCCGCTGGCGACCGACACGCTCGTCGCCTGTGCCGTGGCGCGGGAGATCGCCGCCGCGTACCCGGTGCACCTCCTTCCTCCGGTGACGGTCTCCTGCTCGCACGAGCACGCGGGCTGGCCGGGGACCGTCAGCATCTCCGCCGTGACCCTCCATGCGGTGGTCTCGGACATCGCCGCGTCGCTGCGCCGCTCCGGCGTCGACGCGCTCGTCGTCGTCAACGGGCACGGCGGCAACTACGTTCTGGGCAACGTCGTCCAGGAGGCCTCCGCACGCGGTGAGCGGATGGCGCTGTTCCCGGCCGCCGAGGACTGGGAGGCGGCTCGGGAGCGGGCGGGGGTGCGTACCTCGCTGCTCACCGACATGCACGCCGGGGAAATCGAGACCTCGATTCTGCTGCACGCTCATCCCGAATTCGTCCGCCCTGGTTACGAGTCCGCTGATTTCACCACTGACGACCGTCGTCATCTGCTCACCGTGGGAATGTCCGCCTATACCGAATCGGGCGTCATCGGCCGTCCTTCCCTCGGATCGGCGGAAAAGGGGAAGGCACTGCTGGCGAGCCTGGCGGAATCCTTCGAGCCGTATTTCGCACTGCTCACGTCGGCGACGGAACACGGGTAG
- a CDS encoding class I SAM-dependent methyltransferase — MTTPETTTNGMASIPAQTGRRAVGPLRQAEDEREPAREAGGKRAGVPDDGASSEASGTGRNGAVDEGPRGVDAPVVAGAGPVGRPGERATVRLRHDEAEEAPRYAPEWLRLREGADATARAQDLLDPLRIRLANLPGHTGALAVHDLGCGTGSMGRWLAPRLDGPQHWVLHDRDPYLLHFAAVGSPRSAADGSSVTVETRRGDVARLTPDALAGASLVTASALLDVLTREEVVTLVDACAGAGCPALLTLSVAGRVELTPADPLDAEIAEAFNAHQRRAGLLGPDAVTVACEAFAARGASVRVHPSPWRLGPGESALIEQWLRGWVGAAVEQRPALRDRAERYLRDRLAACAAGELRAVVHHSDLLALPRPTGGAS, encoded by the coding sequence ATGACCACGCCGGAGACCACGACGAACGGCATGGCGTCGATCCCGGCCCAGACCGGACGGAGGGCGGTGGGTCCGCTGCGGCAGGCCGAGGACGAGAGGGAGCCGGCGCGCGAGGCCGGTGGCAAGAGGGCCGGTGTCCCGGACGACGGGGCGAGTTCGGAGGCGTCCGGTACGGGGCGCAACGGTGCCGTCGACGAGGGGCCGCGCGGCGTGGACGCCCCGGTCGTCGCCGGGGCCGGGCCCGTCGGCCGTCCCGGTGAGCGGGCCACCGTGCGGCTGCGGCACGACGAAGCCGAGGAGGCGCCCCGCTACGCGCCCGAATGGCTCAGGTTGCGGGAAGGGGCCGACGCCACCGCCCGCGCGCAGGACCTGCTGGACCCCCTGCGGATCCGGCTGGCGAACCTGCCGGGCCACACCGGCGCCCTCGCCGTGCACGACCTGGGCTGCGGCACCGGCTCCATGGGCCGCTGGCTCGCGCCCCGCCTGGACGGCCCCCAGCACTGGGTCCTGCACGACCGCGACCCCTATCTGCTGCACTTCGCCGCCGTGGGCTCCCCGCGCTCCGCCGCCGACGGCAGCAGCGTCACCGTGGAGACCCGGCGCGGCGACGTCGCCCGGCTGACGCCGGACGCGCTGGCCGGGGCCTCGCTGGTCACCGCCTCCGCGCTGCTCGACGTGCTCACCCGTGAGGAGGTCGTCACCCTCGTCGACGCCTGCGCCGGGGCCGGTTGCCCCGCGCTGCTCACCCTTTCGGTCGCCGGGCGCGTCGAACTCACCCCGGCCGACCCGCTGGACGCGGAGATCGCCGAGGCGTTCAACGCCCATCAGCGGCGCGCCGGGCTGCTCGGCCCGGACGCGGTCACCGTGGCCTGCGAGGCGTTCGCCGCGCGCGGAGCCTCCGTACGCGTGCACCCGAGCCCTTGGCGGCTCGGTCCCGGGGAGTCGGCGCTGATCGAGCAGTGGCTGCGCGGCTGGGTGGGCGCGGCCGTGGAACAGCGGCCCGCGCTGCGCGACCGCGCCGAGCGGTATCTGCGGGACCGGCTCGCCGCCTGCGCGGCCGGTGAGCTGCGGGCCGTCGTCCACCACAGCGACCTGCTGGCCCTGCCCCGGCCGACGGGCGGCGCGTCATGA